The proteins below are encoded in one region of Apium graveolens cultivar Ventura chromosome 4, ASM990537v1, whole genome shotgun sequence:
- the LOC141719080 gene encoding uncharacterized protein LOC141719080 yields MVEFVFRSGAKPYDQRRHEINEEREAKGELPISNEEFMGIVYNPDQPAVQDLQKKVKNARAKLAPEFELLDQPISPRSLREFEHKKDVIVFANARSPRKGMLNLYPQNTVAELLGARDTLQVIKKQKVTANSQSVIDVPDEVYMMMSEVLEAVSRMVSSLPTREVKQSVLDVEVHKLAVAGLPNPSQESMCNHYVRTTNGLLGQILKDIDKIILKEMVPNNGKKKFKAVMKMAVMKMKTKTLMQQTIRYFRHAFYITLVLSA; encoded by the exons ATGGTTGAATTTGTTTTCCGCAGCGGGGCCAAACCGTATGATCAGAGACGTCAT GAAATAAATGAAGAAAGAGAGGCTAAAGGAGAGTTGCCTATCTCTAATGAAGAATTCATGGGTATAGTGTACAACCCTGATCAACCAGCTGTGCAGGACTTGCAG AAAAAAGTGAAAAATGCGCGAGCTAAATTGGCACCTGAGTTTGAGCTTCTTGATCAACCAATATCCCCCCGTAGCCTAAGAGAATTTGAACATAAGAAAGATGTCATTGTCTTCGCTAATGCAAGATCCCCAAGGAAGGGTATGCTCAACCTTTACCCCCAGAACACTGTAGCAGAGCTTCTGGGAGCACGGGATACACTACAAGTTATTAAGAAACAAAAAGTGACTGCCAACTCTCAATCTGTCATTGATGTTCCTGATGAAGTTTACATGATGATGTCGGAGGTCTTAGAGGCAGTGTCGCGGATGGTTTCTTCTCTACCCACGCGTGAGGTGAAGCAATCAGTACTTGATGTGGAGGTGCATAAATTAGCCGTTGCTGGTCTTCCCAACCCGAGTCAAGAATCAATGTGCAACCATTATGTAAGGACAACAAATGGCTTGCTTGGTCAGATCTTGAAGGACATTGATAAGATCATTCTGAAG GAAATGGTGCCAAATAATGGAAAAAAAAAGTTCAAGGCAGTGATGAAGATGgcagtgatgaagatgaagacgAAGACCTTAATGCAGCAAACTATCCGTTATTTTAGGCATGCTTTTTATATTACCCTGGTACTATCTGCTTAG
- the LOC141719079 gene encoding uncharacterized protein LOC141719079, with protein sequence MAEEGSFINKIFSSQVSWAGPNSRKGKEKNKATDEESRVKGNYEVGESSRKIVFERKRRISSEGDYSRKPPRNLRPTVYFLPNGKGLKIAKHKKTLAHIFCMKFDEQTIWTKGAAREAFCTGCIKNFKDYYCYPNGYDDEDGDEFVRAYLHRN encoded by the exons ATGGCAGAGGAAGGGTCATTCATCAACAAGATATTTAGTTCACAG GTGTCATGGGCTGGTCCGAATTCACGGAAGGGTAAAGAAAAAAACAAAGCCACTGATGAAGAAAGTCGTGTGAAGGGGAATTATGAGGTTGGTGAGAGCAGCCGCAAAATTGTATTTGAGAGGAAAAGAAGAATCTCCTCTGAAGGGGACTATTCCAGGAAACCACCAAGAAATCTGAGGCCAACTGTTTATTTTCTTCCAAACGGTAAAGG TTTGAAGATAGCTAAACACAAGAAAACTCTAGCGCACATTTTCTGCATGAAATTTGATGAACAGACAATTTGGACAAAGGGAGCTGCACGTGAAGCTTTTTGCACTGGATGTATCAAGAATTTTAAA GACTATTATTGTTATCCCAATGGTTATGATGATGAAGACGGGGATGAATTCGTGAGAGCTTATCTGCATAGGAATTGA